A window from Ovis canadensis isolate MfBH-ARS-UI-01 breed Bighorn chromosome 4, ARS-UI_OviCan_v2, whole genome shotgun sequence encodes these proteins:
- the CRYGN gene encoding gamma-crystallin N, translating to MQQITLYEGKHFTGRKLEVFGDCDNFQDRGFMNRVNSVRVESGAWICFDHPDFRGQQFILEHGDYPDFYRWNGHNDHMGSCRPVRMHGEHFRLEIFEGCNFTGQCLEFEEDCPFLQSRGWTKNCVNAIKAYGDGAWVLYEEPNYRGRMYLVERGDFRSFSDWEAHSARVQSLRRVANFF from the exons ATGCAGCAG ATCACACTCTACGAGGGCAAGCACTTCACGGGCAGGAAGCTGGAGGTCTTCGGGGACTGTGACAACTTCCAGGATCGAGGCTTCATGAACCGGGTGAACTCGGTCCGCGTGGAGAGCGGGGCCTGGATCTGCTTCGACCACCCTGACTTCCGGGGCCAGCAATTCATCCTGGAGCACGGCGACTACCCCGACTTCTACCGCTGGAACGGCCACAACGACCACATGGGTTCCTGTCGGCCCGTGAGGATG CACGGGGAACACTTCCGCTTAGAAATCTTCGAGGGCTGCAACTTCACGGGCCAGTGCCTGGAGTTCGAGGAAGACTGTCCCTTCCTTCAGAGTCGGGGCTGGACCAAGAACTGTGTCAACGCCATCAAGGCGTACGGGGACGGAGC GTGGGTTCTCTACGAGGAGCCCAACTACCGGGGTCGCATGTACCTGGTGGAGAGGGGCGACTTCCGCAGCTTCTCCGACTGGGAGGCCCACAGCGCACGCGTCCAGTCCCTCCGCCGGGTGGCCAACTTCTTCTAA